Proteins encoded by one window of Microtus pennsylvanicus isolate mMicPen1 chromosome 18, mMicPen1.hap1, whole genome shotgun sequence:
- the LOC142837459 gene encoding olfactory receptor 14C36-like has protein sequence MTNSTLVTEFLLEVFAETYELRLLLSVLFLLVYLGSLLGNLIIIIVTTVDQALNTPMYYFLRNLNLSILDVCYVSVTVPNACVNSLTGHRNISVLGCAAQIFLVFFCACVEILFLAVMAHDRYVAICKPLLYPVIMNHQVCVQMTLASLLSSLVVAGVHTVKTIQLSFCQSNLIPQFFCDIPSLLRLSCSDTFNNKLLILLSAIGISGSCFVLIAVSYIHILSTVLRVPVKGERGKAFSTCVPHIVVVSLFLTSGAYVYLRTPVTSEVVQEMTLSVLYSIVPPFLNPIIYCLRNKQIKEAVRKITLKIFFQS, from the exons ATGACCAATTCCACCCTGGTGACTGAGTTTCTCCTGGAGGTTTTTGCTGAAACTTATGAGCTCAGGCTCCTACTCAGTGTCCTGTTCCTGCTGGTGTACCTGGGCAGCCTGTTAGGGAACCTGATCATCATCATTGTTACTACCGTTGACCAGGCCCTGAACACACCCATGTACTACTTTCTAAGGAATTT GAATTTGTCCATCTTAGACGTGTGCTACGTTTCTGTCACTGTCCCCAATGCCTGTGTCAACTCTCTCACTGGCCACAGAAATATCTCTGTGCTTGGCTGTGCAGCGCAGATCTTTTTGGTCTTCTTTTGCGCATGTGTAGAGATTCTCTTTCTTGCTGTCATGGCtcatgaccgctatgtggccatctgtaagCCTCTCCTCTATCCTGTGATCATGAACCACCAAGTCTGTGTTCAGATGACACTGGCTTCCCTACTTAGTTCTCTTGTCGTTGCAGGTGTACACACTGTCAAAACCATCCAGTTGTCTTTCTGTCAGTCTAATTTGATCCCACAGTTCTTCTGTGATATCCCTTCTTTACTGAGACTTTCCTGTTCAGACACCTTTAATAACAAACTCTTAATTCTTCTGTCTGCTATTGGGATCAGTGGCAGCTGCTTTGTCTTAATTGCTGTATCATACATTCACATATTATCAACTGTGTTGAGGGTTCCTGTTAAAGGGGAGCGAGGTAAGGCCTTTTCCACCTGTGTCCCTCATATTGTGGTGGTGTCTTTGTTCCTTACTTCTGGTGCCTATGTGTATCTAAGAACTCCAGTAACCTCAGAAGTAGTTCAGGAGATGACTCTTTCTGTATTATATTCCATTGTTCCACCCTTCTTAAACCCTATTATCTATTGTCTTAGAAACAAACAGATAAAGGAGGCTGTGAGGAAAATaacattaaagatattttttcagagttga
- the LOC142837492 gene encoding olfactory receptor 14A2-like, with amino-acid sequence MPNLTRITGFILTGLSDTQELQTVCGVFFLVVYLTILMSNFLIITLITLDLRLQTPMYFFLKNLSLFDIFFVSVPIPSFFVNSLTHNNFISIPGCAFQILFMTSFSASETIVLTAMSYDRYVAICCPLHYEVIMSSRTCMLMVAVSWATGVLFGAIYTAGTFSMPLCGSNVIPQFFCDVPSLLRISCSETLVVVYTSHGIGLCLGMSCFTCVMISYYHILSTVLKIPTTKGQSKAFATCIPHLTVFTVFIATACFVYLKAPSDVPSVTDKLFSVLYTVLPPALNPLIYSLRNRDVKCALRRLLQNLCPRGSLHLTLQIILSQVTRKFL; translated from the coding sequence ATGCCCAATCTCACGAGAATAACAGGATTCATCCTTACGGGGCTTTCAGACACCCAGGAGCTACAGACTGTCTGTGGAGTATTCTTCCTGGTAGTGTACCTAACAATCCTGATGAGTAACTTCCTTATCATCACTCTCATCACGCTGGATCTGAGGCTCCAaacacccatgtacttcttcctgaaGAATTTGTCCTTGTTTGACATCTTCTTTGTGTCTGTCCCAATCCCAAGTTTCTTTGTCAACAGTCTAACTCACAACAATTTTATTTCCATTCCTGGTTGTGCCTTCCAGATACTTTTTATGACTTCTTTTTCAGCAAGTGAGACAATTGTCCTGACTGCCAtgtcctatgaccgctatgttgcCATCTGCTGTCCCCTGCATTATGAGGTCATTATGAGTAGTCGAACCTGTATGCTGATGGTGGCTGTTTCCTGGGCTACTGGAGTACTCTTTGGAGCCATATATACAGCTGGAACATTTTCCATGCCTCTCTGTGGCTCCAATGTGATCCCACAGTTTTTCTGTGATGTCCCCTCATTGCTAAGGATTTCCTGCTCTGAAACACTTGTGGTCGTTTATACAAGTCATGGAATTGGTCTGTGTCTAGGCATGTCTTGCTTTACATGTGTGATGATCTCTTACTATCACATATTATCCACTGTGCTTAAGATTCCTACTACTAAGGGTCAGTCCAAAGCATTTGCCACATGCATCCCCCACCTCACTGTTTTCACTGTTTTCATTGCCACTGCTTGCTTTGTCTATCTGAAGGCTCCCTCAGATGTACCGTCAGTCACAGACAAGCTTTTTTCTGTTCTCTACACCGTATTACCTCCAGCACTTAATCCTTtgatctacagcctgaggaacaggGATGTCAAGTGTGCTCTGAGGAGGTTACTTCAAAATCTCTGCCCAAGGGGTTCACTTCATTTAACACTTCAAATTATCTTGTCACAAGTTACAAgaaagtttttataa